From Stenotrophomonas nitritireducens, the proteins below share one genomic window:
- a CDS encoding DeoR family transcriptional regulator produces the protein MSAFKRTREPTMRNTRPRRQQILQRLIDQGTVQVAELVEQFGVSAVTIRTDLGHFEAQGLATRTHGGATLVRMPPQEQDIHEKDALNLSLKESIGMRAAQLVQPGDNIIIDSGSTTMTLARHLRDHRDVTVMTNGLNIAWELANAPAVNVLLTGGLLRKQSLSLQGSQAEASLTSYSFDTLFLGVDGLDLQFGLTTHDEAEARLNHRMVERARRIVVLTDASKFGRVSLHRIARLDQIHAIITDPGIDEATREGLQRQGIEVITAEPPL, from the coding sequence ATCTCCGCTTTCAAACGCACAAGAGAACCAACCATGCGCAATACCCGTCCCCGCCGACAGCAGATCCTGCAGCGCCTGATCGACCAAGGCACGGTGCAGGTTGCCGAACTGGTTGAACAGTTCGGCGTGTCGGCGGTGACCATCCGTACCGACCTGGGCCACTTCGAGGCGCAGGGCCTGGCCACGCGCACCCACGGCGGCGCCACCCTGGTACGGATGCCGCCGCAGGAACAGGACATCCACGAGAAGGATGCGCTGAACCTGTCGTTGAAGGAATCCATCGGCATGCGCGCCGCGCAGCTGGTGCAGCCGGGCGACAACATCATCATCGACTCCGGCTCCACCACCATGACCCTGGCCCGGCACCTGCGCGATCACCGCGACGTCACGGTGATGACCAATGGTTTGAACATCGCCTGGGAGCTGGCCAATGCGCCGGCGGTGAATGTCCTGCTGACCGGCGGACTGCTGCGCAAGCAGTCACTGTCGCTGCAGGGCAGCCAGGCCGAAGCCAGCCTCACCTCGTACAGCTTCGACACCTTGTTCCTTGGCGTCGATGGCCTGGACCTGCAGTTCGGCCTGACCACTCATGACGAAGCCGAAGCCCGCCTCAATCACCGCATGGTCGAACGCGCACGCCGCATCGTGGTACTGACCGACGCCTCCAAATTCGGCCGCGTCAGCCTGCACCGCATTGCCCGTCTCGACCAGATCCACGCCATCATCACCGACCCCGGCATCGACGAGGCAACCCGCGAAGGGCTGCAGCGGCAGGGCATCGAAGTGATCACCGCCGAGCCACCGCTATGA
- a CDS encoding MFS transporter produces MTDTSFAVPASDAAPRWPVRYLLFIAGLGGLLYGIDIGIIAGALPYLEATASHAWQLSSQQMGFVVAAVLLGSVLSSLFAGMIADLIGRRGAMLLAGILFTASIPIMALASGYTPLLLGRLLQGISGGLIGVVVPLYLAEVLGPERRGRGAAMFQLLLTVGLVLAALIGLYQAHSVDAAAEAVRNLPLVQQAQHLFAVKDQAWRTIFWTCLLPGVVFCIGLFWLNESPRWLVRRGRIDAARRGLQATLPASQVEATLAQIQNPVTAKADGERDRLFSRRYMVPFVLACLVLAFTQATGINSILAYAVNILNQAGLPGAAANGADVAIKLLNVIMTLVALFLVDRKGRKFLLMIGSGGICLALLAAAMLFFKAEQGRADVQPALQHAVQGDGLQLQLDPAQWHQLAGTRNRDGQPSQLTVSWSYGGFSDVRSLRSDNPSDQQLLIERATTVRGDSVIGHFFRGLHLNPFPDPSTAANAPLRIEQAWIGPVPPASHGWAVAACILVFVAFFAVGPGVCVWLALSELMPNRIRSNGMSIALLINQFVSTTIAAVFLPTVGHYGYASMFLFWAACTFAFFLIAAFWLPETKGKTLEQIEAHFR; encoded by the coding sequence ATGACCGACACCTCTTTTGCCGTGCCCGCCAGCGACGCCGCGCCACGCTGGCCCGTGCGCTATCTGCTGTTCATCGCCGGCCTGGGAGGACTGTTGTACGGCATTGATATCGGCATCATCGCCGGCGCCCTGCCCTACCTGGAAGCCACCGCCAGCCATGCCTGGCAACTGAGCAGCCAGCAGATGGGCTTCGTGGTGGCTGCGGTGCTGCTGGGCAGCGTGTTGTCCTCATTGTTCGCCGGCATGATCGCCGACCTGATCGGCCGACGTGGCGCAATGCTGCTGGCCGGCATCTTGTTCACCGCCAGCATCCCGATCATGGCGCTGGCTTCGGGCTACACGCCGCTGCTGCTGGGACGCCTGCTGCAAGGCATCAGCGGTGGTTTGATCGGCGTGGTGGTGCCGCTGTATCTGGCCGAAGTACTGGGACCAGAGCGTCGCGGCCGCGGCGCGGCGATGTTCCAGTTGTTGCTGACGGTGGGGCTGGTGCTGGCGGCTTTGATCGGCCTGTACCAGGCACATTCGGTGGATGCCGCGGCCGAGGCCGTGCGCAATCTGCCCCTGGTCCAGCAGGCGCAGCATCTGTTCGCGGTCAAGGACCAGGCCTGGCGCACCATCTTCTGGACCTGCCTGCTGCCGGGCGTGGTGTTCTGCATCGGCCTGTTCTGGCTCAATGAATCACCACGCTGGCTGGTGCGCCGTGGCCGCATTGATGCCGCACGCCGCGGCCTGCAGGCCACGCTGCCGGCATCACAGGTGGAAGCCACGCTGGCGCAGATCCAGAATCCGGTGACGGCCAAGGCCGATGGCGAGCGCGACCGGCTTTTCAGCCGCCGCTACATGGTGCCGTTCGTGCTGGCCTGCCTGGTACTGGCCTTCACCCAGGCCACCGGCATCAACTCGATCCTCGCCTACGCGGTCAACATCCTCAACCAGGCCGGCTTGCCCGGTGCCGCAGCCAATGGCGCGGATGTGGCGATCAAGCTGCTCAACGTGATCATGACCCTGGTGGCCTTGTTCCTGGTCGATCGCAAGGGCCGCAAGTTCCTGTTGATGATTGGTAGCGGCGGCATCTGTCTTGCTCTGCTGGCCGCTGCGATGCTGTTCTTCAAGGCCGAACAGGGCCGCGCTGATGTGCAGCCGGCGTTGCAGCACGCGGTGCAGGGCGATGGCCTGCAGTTGCAGCTGGATCCGGCGCAATGGCATCAGCTGGCCGGCACCCGCAATCGCGACGGGCAACCCTCGCAGCTGACCGTGTCATGGAGCTACGGCGGTTTCAGCGACGTGCGTTCGCTGCGCAGTGACAACCCCAGCGACCAGCAGTTGCTGATCGAACGCGCGACCACCGTGCGCGGCGACAGTGTGATTGGCCATTTCTTCCGTGGCCTGCATCTGAATCCGTTCCCGGATCCGAGCACCGCCGCCAATGCACCGCTGCGCATCGAGCAGGCCTGGATAGGCCCGGTGCCGCCGGCGTCGCATGGCTGGGCGGTGGCAGCCTGCATCCTGGTATTCGTGGCGTTTTTCGCGGTGGGCCCGGGTGTATGTGTGTGGTTGGCCTTGTCGGAGTTGATGCCAAACCGCATTCGGTCGAATGGCATGAGCATTGCGCTGCTGATCAACCAGTTTGTGTCGACCACGATCGCGGCGGTGTTCCTGCCGACGGTGGGGCATTACGGCTATGCCAGCATGTTCCTGTTCTGGGCCGCGTGTACGTTCGCGTTCTTCCTGATTGCCGCGTTCTGGCTGCCGGAGACCAAGGGCAAGACGCTGGAGCAGATCGAGGCGCATTTCCGCTGA
- the rplS gene encoding 50S ribosomal protein L19: MSKLNKSIVAEFESAQITRELPKFSQGDTVVVNVKVKEGNRERVQAYEGVVIGTKNAGLNSAFTVRKISHGYGVERVFQTHSAIIDSVEVKRRGKVRAGKLYYLRGLEGKAARIKEDLAAAQQAKAARLAAKASAE; encoded by the coding sequence ATGAGCAAGCTGAACAAGTCCATCGTCGCGGAATTCGAATCCGCCCAGATCACCCGCGAACTGCCGAAGTTCAGCCAGGGCGACACCGTCGTGGTGAACGTGAAGGTTAAGGAAGGCAACCGTGAGCGCGTGCAGGCATACGAAGGCGTCGTCATCGGCACCAAGAATGCTGGCCTGAACTCCGCTTTCACCGTGCGCAAGATCTCGCACGGCTACGGCGTCGAGCGCGTTTTCCAGACCCACAGCGCCATCATCGACTCGGTCGAAGTGAAGCGCCGCGGTAAGGTTCGCGCCGGTAAGCTGTACTACCTGCGTGGTCTGGAAGGCAAGGCTGCCCGCATCAAGGAAGACTTGGCTGCTGCCCAGCAGGCCAAGGCTGCCCGCCTGGCTGCCAAGGCTTCTGCCGAGTAA
- the nagA gene encoding N-acetylglucosamine-6-phosphate deacetylase: MTDTRSLYGRILTPLGWRRGHVHFDQQLRTLEVDDHAGDGGELLIILPGFIDLHVHGAAGVDLMQGGDVARRIAHTHARYGTTTLLGTTMTAEYGEIENALRGVAQVMATPDADAAQIIGVHLEGPFISPQRLGAQPPRTLEATLESVQHLHALAPIKVLTIAPEIGQHTALIPALAAMGIRVQIGHSAGTYEDAVAALQAGASGFTHLFNGMTGVDHYKPGIAAAALAHAEYAELIPDLQHVHRGAIRMAVRAIPRLYAVTDATAATGMPDGEYALGEQRVHKCMGCVRLSTGSLAGSALTMDQALRNLVDVGLELADASQRVSTIQADYLGLEDRGRIAPGLRADMVVLDPQLQLQQVWIAGHRVDPN, encoded by the coding sequence ATGACCGATACCCGCAGCCTGTACGGCCGCATTCTCACCCCGCTGGGCTGGCGCCGCGGCCACGTCCATTTCGACCAGCAGCTGCGCACGCTGGAGGTGGACGATCACGCCGGTGATGGCGGCGAGCTGCTGATCATCCTGCCCGGCTTCATCGACCTGCACGTGCATGGCGCTGCCGGCGTGGACCTGATGCAGGGCGGCGATGTCGCCCGTCGCATCGCCCACACCCACGCCCGCTATGGCACCACCACCCTGCTCGGCACCACCATGACCGCCGAGTACGGCGAGATCGAAAACGCCCTGCGCGGTGTGGCGCAGGTGATGGCAACGCCGGATGCGGATGCCGCGCAGATCATCGGCGTGCATCTGGAAGGCCCTTTCATCAGCCCGCAGCGGCTGGGCGCGCAACCGCCGCGCACGCTCGAAGCCACGCTGGAATCAGTGCAGCACCTGCACGCACTGGCACCGATCAAGGTACTGACCATCGCACCGGAGATCGGCCAGCACACAGCCCTGATCCCCGCCTTGGCGGCGATGGGCATCCGCGTACAGATCGGCCACAGTGCCGGCACCTATGAAGACGCAGTGGCCGCACTGCAGGCCGGTGCCAGCGGCTTCACCCATCTGTTCAACGGCATGACCGGTGTTGATCACTACAAGCCCGGCATCGCCGCTGCGGCCTTGGCGCATGCCGAGTACGCCGAACTGATTCCCGATCTGCAGCACGTGCATCGCGGCGCCATCCGCATGGCCGTGCGCGCGATCCCGCGCCTGTATGCGGTCACCGATGCCACCGCCGCCACCGGCATGCCCGATGGTGAGTACGCCTTGGGCGAACAGCGCGTGCACAAGTGCATGGGCTGCGTGCGGCTGTCGACCGGTTCGTTGGCCGGCAGCGCACTGACCATGGACCAGGCGCTGCGCAACCTGGTCGATGTCGGGCTGGAACTGGCCGACGCCTCGCAGCGTGTTTCCACCATCCAGGCCGATTACCTGGGCCTGGAAGACCGCGGCCGCATCGCCCCCGGCCTTCGCGCCGACATGGTGGTGCTGGACCCGCAACTGCAACTGCAACAGGTATGGATAGCCGGCCACCGGGTCGACCCGAACTGA
- the trmD gene encoding tRNA (guanosine(37)-N1)-methyltransferase TrmD: MRVDVISLFPEFLAQSAALGVVGRAQERGLLELHGWNPRDYAQGNYRRVDDRPFGGGPGMVMLIEPLRAALAAARAADPAPAPLIYLSPQGRPLDQAKVRELAALPRMILLCGRYEGVDERFLASEVDEEISIGDYVLSGGELGAAVIIDAVTRLQEGALNDAESAVQDSFEGDGLLDCPHYSHPASHALGDVPDVLRSGNHAAIAAWRRQQSLLRTALRRPDLLDEASLNKADRKLLADARQRLADSFKQATGAGGDQ, from the coding sequence GTGCGTGTAGATGTCATCAGTCTGTTCCCGGAATTCCTCGCCCAATCGGCCGCGCTTGGCGTGGTCGGTCGTGCGCAGGAGCGGGGCTTGCTGGAGCTGCATGGCTGGAACCCGCGCGACTATGCCCAGGGCAATTACCGGCGGGTGGACGACCGTCCGTTCGGTGGCGGCCCGGGCATGGTGATGCTGATCGAACCGCTGCGCGCGGCCCTGGCAGCGGCGCGTGCCGCTGATCCCGCCCCGGCACCGTTGATCTATCTCAGCCCGCAGGGCCGGCCGTTGGACCAGGCCAAGGTCCGCGAGTTGGCTGCGCTGCCGCGGATGATCCTGCTGTGTGGCCGCTATGAAGGCGTGGACGAGCGTTTCCTGGCGAGCGAGGTGGACGAGGAGATCTCCATCGGCGATTACGTGCTGTCCGGCGGTGAGCTGGGTGCGGCGGTGATCATCGATGCGGTCACCCGCCTGCAGGAGGGCGCCTTGAACGATGCCGAATCGGCCGTCCAGGACAGTTTTGAAGGTGACGGCCTGCTGGATTGCCCGCATTACAGCCATCCGGCCAGCCATGCACTGGGCGATGTGCCGGACGTGCTGCGCTCCGGCAACCACGCCGCCATCGCTGCCTGGCGCCGCCAGCAATCGCTGCTGCGGACCGCCCTGCGGCGCCCTGATCTATTGGACGAGGCCAGCCTGAACAAGGCTGACCGCAAGCTGCTGGCCGACGCCCGGCAGCGGCTTGCAGATTCGTTCAAGCAAGCTACTGGCGCCGGTGGCGATCAGTAG